The nucleotide window CGACGTCACCCAGCTTAATATGATTTTTTTCTGACCAAAAGTACTTCCTCCTCCTGTGGGTTCCTATAAACAGCTAGCTCATGTTATCGCGCAAAAAAGCAAATTGACATAAAATAAGAACCATTATACATGATCTATCTGCTAAAGATATTTGTCTCCTAAGCGCGTATCCTTTCCTTCTATTGTAACATTAGTTCCTCATCAGACGTAGCTATCTATCTAAAAGCTACGGAAATGAAATGAACTGATAGTATGCATTATAATATGTGAGCTTGCGTTATTTGTAATTACATCTATGGGCGTGCAAGAGAAATGCACAGAAGTGCCTTTGGTCTCTCTCTCATacccacacacacacaaaaaaataaaaaaataaattccaaTCTACATAATAGGCCGTCTACAATGTTTAAACAGTAAGAATTGCTCAATGGCCAAATAATTTAGTGTCTCAGTTTTGTCATTCTTGGTTTACATGGGAAATAACACACCTCACTGCAACATAAGAACTTGGCATCAGTTTTTTAATTGAACCAGTTGGAAGAttataaaatacccaattccccATAACAAATTTCGGTCTTAGAAATATGATGTGTTGCTCTGGAGCTTGGAGAAATGGTGAGGCAGGAGCTGGTATCATCAATCATCATCCCTGATCATTATTGAGAGATTTGTTGCTGCTTTTATATGGTTCTCGTAAAAGAATGATTTTGTTGATCTAGGCCAATGGTCAGTATAGGATGACTAAGTAATGTCCTTCACAGTTATGCGTTTTGCCAACAATGAAAAACTAAAGAACTAGGGGGAAACAATAAAGGGACaggaaagaaatgaaaaaccTTTAATTTGTGCATCTTAAACTTAAAGTAGTAGAAACTGCAGAGCTTGCTGTGGAGAGTTCGTTGGAAGCTTGAGGTAAACAAATTTCTTGTGCTTTTCATCCCAACGGACTCTTAATTGGTTTTTGTGAACACGAGACCCGGTTTCAAATCACGATACACAGAATCATGCATATCATAACGTATACGCAACTATGTATGCTGAGACAAAATTTGAGTAACACAAATTTTGGTTCCTTGATGCAAGAAAACTAACTTTATTCCTCTACTTTTAGAGTGCACACCATTCTTGCTTTGAATTGATTAGCCGATTGTGGAATCAACGGTTGCAGTTGTTGACCTTTGCTTGATCATTCTCCATGTCTtggatgtattttttttttggtggtggtgggttaggggggggggggggatgtacTAGTATGCCCaagctcaacaacaacaaacccagtttaATCCTAcaggtggggtctgggaagggtagtgtataCGTAAATTTTAACCCTACCTAATGAATGTAAAGAGACTAATTCCGATATACCCTCGGGTCAGGAAAAggtgagaagaaaaagaagaagaagaagtagtagTAGTACCAATTAGTaacaatagtaaaatatgatAACTGAAGCGAACGAAATAATATGATATAAGAGATATAAGAACATAAAAATACGAGAGCTACTAATACTACTGGTAAGGAAAGAGGAAGCTTTCAACTGCCTACTAATCTTCTACCATAATTTTTGACCTCCAAATGCTCATAGttgtataaaaaaagaaaatattgtcAAAGAAAGATACAATAAGAATTCAAACTGTACTCAAGATTCCTTACTTTTTTCAAGAACAATACACAATATATTAAAGTTCAATTTTCATTAACTATTTTTAGTTAGTCAGATTTGCTTTAGTGAAATAAAGAGTGACAACATGGTTTGTCAAACTGCTATTTACTATGCCCTTTCTTTTTCAATTAGGCAACAATTATTTCTTTACTAAATCCTATAGAGACAAGCTTTTGCGTATACGTGCCTACCTCGTGGTAAACATGTCCTTTTAATCTTATAGGTAAGATTTGGTTTAACCAAACTTAAATCATCTGACATGGCCGGTTTGGTAGTTTCTATAGAAACCAAGTGAGGGTGTCAATTTTGGTGGAGGTTTGGCTAAATAAGGGTAGGTTAAAATAGATTTTGTTAATAAATGAGTCACAACTCAAGTCATCTAAATTTTGTTAGGTCCGAATGACAGTTTCAATTTGAGCTAAATAACAAGTCATAATCGGCTAACTTAATTgaatattactattattattattttttataaataatcaaATCATATTTACTTGAATAGTTTGATATGGTCAATTTAACTCAAACTGAAGATGGATTAATTTGACCCTATCAAACTATTCAGTGCAACTCGTTCAAACATATGGATTAATATATCAAATTAATCCATCTTCAGTTTGATTTAAATTCAAGTAACTCAAATTGAAGATGAATAGTGTGATATATATCATATGTTGAACGAGTTCCACTGAAATTGACATATCACATGTTGAGCGAATTATTAGACTAAATTTGACGCAGCCTGAGGAAAACTGACGTTGGTGCGACACTGTAAAATCCAGCGCATCTTTCCACCGCGTGGGCATATTCTCACAGATTTACTTATTTTTCCAGTTATATACATACTTTTATTTTAGAAAGCTTTCCATTTCTATTGTATGCCTCGTTTTTTTTCCTATCTTCATTCTATTGCATGCATCGTTGCAAAGTGTCAAAGTAAAGGACGGCCaaatacaatttaaaacataGAGAAAATAAAAGTGGGGATTCCCAAATCTTCTCATTCCTAGAGCAGCTCCACGTGAATACTCACCCTTTTGATAATCTCAAGGTACACTTTGAACAAAGCCATTTATTGAATATTGCATGTTGTTCATCTTCTTATTCCTATTTatagtttaaaaataaaaagctatCTATTTTCTACTATTGCTATGTTGTAATATGCTTATTCGCATTTTCGCTTTAAAcaaaagctaaatttattttatttccattcCCATCTTTTCTTTTGCTTATTCGCACTTAATTACACTTTACAACGTAGCTACCTAATTATTATTCCAAATAACAATACGTAGCTATTTTCTATTGCTATGCATGTTGTCTTTTGGCTTATTAATTCGTGTTATTACACTTTAAACAAAGTTACGTCCATTTTCAATTGCCATGCATGTCGTTTTCTGCTTTTAATTCCCACTTACACTTTTAAAAAGCTAACTACTCCATTTCTTATTGCCATATTATCCTTCCTCTGCATGTCCATAAATACACCCTCAATACCAATCCCATACTCCACACTCACTAACCTTCAATTTCTAAAATCCTTTCGTTAAATAAAATCTTCATCTCATTTCACCATTTCTATATTTTCCTCTTTGTGTAGCCATGTCTGAATCTTTAGCTGGAGAGAGATTTCGAATTGGTTACGCTCTTGCACCTAGAAGCGTCAGCAGCTTTATCCAAGATTCTCTCCTCATTCACGCAAAAGAACATGGCGTTGATCTCATTCCTATCGATCTCGACAAACCATTGGTCGAACAAGGTCCGTTTGATTCTGTTTTTCACAAACTCTATGACTCAGAGTGGAAGAAACAGTTGGAAGAATTCTCCCTCAAAAACCCAACTTCCATAATCGTCGACCCGATTGAATCTATCGAGAAGCTACACAATCGAGTATCCATGCTCGACGTAGTCAGTCAATTGAAAATGGAGAATCTTGGTATTCCGCAGCAAGCTTTCGTTAATTCAAACGATTCTGAATTATCATTGCATGACGTTGTCGCTCGTGAGGGGTTGAAATTTCCCATAATTGCAAAGGCGATGCTCGCAAATGCAACAGCTGACGCTCACCAGATGTATTTAGTATTAAACCAAGACGGATTAAACGGAATTAAACCACCAATTGTATTACAGGAATTCGTGAACCACGGGGGAGTTATATTCAAGGTTTACGTAGCTGGGGATCACGTGAAATGTGTTAAAAGGAAGTCGTTGGCTGATATAACAGAGGAGAAAATGGGAAATTCAGAGAGTTTAATTCCTTTTTCTATGATATCTTATTTTGCTGATCAAGAACAGAGTGATGAGAGTCTTGCTAAAATGATGGAAGCCGCTGAGATGCCTCCTATGGGATTCATAAATGAAGTGTCTAATCAACTGAGGAATGCTATGAATCTGCATCTATTTAACTATGATATGATAAGGGATAATAGAGTTGAAAATCAATATCTTATTATTGATATTAATTACTTCCCTGGTTATGCTAAAGTGCCTGAATATGAAACTATGTTGACCCCTTGTTTTCTTGATCTTGCACAAGAGAAGCGAAGCAGAGAGACTGGTAATTTGGAGAAGGAGAGTAAGACTCACGAGACAGATTCTAATGGTCAGAATAAGACTCATGAGACAGATTCTAATGGTCACAATATTTCCTAGTTCTACATATTTGGTCAACAATTTAGAATAAAGTACGGATTGAGATATTgggcttttactgttttatttcaTTATATTGGACTTGCATGTAATGTATGGCTTAGGAACGGATTTAAGAGcctaattttaataaaaatgttTGGCATTGGGTTGGTGGAGGATTAATGGTTTTGTATAGTACTTATATCATGACAAATTAGCTCTAAATAGTCGCTCACCCAATcgattaaactaaaaatagctggcgggatatataatatatgtacaatCCAATTATAGTATGTGTAATCAATGCATAATCTATGTATACTGACTAGGAAAAGTAAACACTAAATTTGACTtgttatttgtgtaaagatcccattTAGTGGAATCACTTGTTTTACAGATCATATATTCACCGAAATTAAAGTCAGAATCACAGAATTAATGCGATTGCATCTTCGTATATTAAAAAGATTTTGTCTAGGTTGAGTAATAGGGCCATGCTTAGAGGCTTAATTAAGAAGTCTTAAGTCCCGAAAATTTTAATCCTAATTCAATGGCGATTCTATTTATTCTTCTTTCAGTCATTTCCATTAGTTTTCACTCTTTCACCAGAAGTactgaaagaagaaaaaaaaacacccGCATGCACTCTTTACCGACGAACtaattctttatttcttttttctataTTGAGAAGCCAAATATGGAAAATTGATAGCTCAAAGATGACATTCGATGTGACCATTTACATTCTagatgtcttataatttttattcaataaatTAAAATTGTGGGGaatttattcattacacaaagctTTAGAATGTAACCTGCATATATAATACCTTAAATAATAGATTGCCTGTTTGACGCGCTTAAAGTTGCCATAGCAACGAattaattctttctttctttttcctatgTTGAAAAGCTAAATGTTTAAGAATATTTAGAAAATTGATAGCTCAAAAGATGATATTCGATATTGAACGGTTGCATTCTTAGATACCTTATAATATTCAAAACTAGTAGTGTATTggaaaaaattgagtttacatattaaagtgattgaaagatgacgtgtcatgacacgtaggCTGGTCAAAGAGTAATGATTGACAAAGAGACACAAGTTGCAACAAATACGAGCAGAGACACAAGTGAAGGCACGAACAGTTATTTAAAAGACTCAACACTCGTATCTATTTAAATCCAAAAATCAAAGAGAATGAATCTGACAACACAAACTTgcaattaaattaaaatttgtgttttcgaggccttaaaaacctcatctagcattacctcgatttgcgtgcgcagtccgggcgtgtagctggaaagcctaaatatgaaaatctgtgaaaaatgacaAGTTTTGATTATataatgagctaatttgacttcggtcaatattttgggtaaacggactcggacccgtgattctacggtcccggagggtccgtaggaaaatatgggacttgggtgtatgcccggaatcgaatttcgagatcccaagcctgagaaataaattttcaaagaaaattattttctgaaattgtttaaagaaatttgaaatgaaatttgattagaacatgatgttatcgggcccgtattttggttccggcgcccggtacaggtcttatatatgatttaagatatttctgtaaaatttggtgaaaaacggatgtcatttgacgtgattcagacttaaattgctaaagttgatgttttatggagtttgagaaaaatcctttgattttgaggtttaaatcattgttattgaggttattttggcgatttgatcgcacagataagttcgtatgatgttgttgaattagtacgtatgtttgggtaggagccccgagggctcgggtatgtttcagatgtgtttcggaaggtttcAGACTTAAGAAAATTTCAAGTTTTCAGCTGTTGGGTTTCTGttacttccttcttcgcgttcgcgggagtacccacgcgaatgcgatgggttaattttttttgaaggaatttccttctacgtgaacgcgtagCTCAaggcgaacgcgaggctttgggGGGATatcccatcgcgaacgcggtcctGGCCACGAGAACTCGAAGGTTTAACcagcctgacccatcgcgaacgtgaagggtcTGTCGCAATCGCGAAGGGCATTTTCGCCCAGTGATtttaaaagccaaaaacaaaacaCTTTcggtattttataaaaatttcacaaacctcttcttctccaaagctcttaggCGATTTTTTGAAGCATTTCTTCACCATaatctcttgggtaagtaatctttaacttattttcttccatttttatcaacacccattaaattctaggcctaaaacatgtgattaagggtagaaaattagggattttggtagAGCTAGGTCTTTTTGATTAATTGGGATTTAGatctcgttttggggtcggatttgaaaataaattatatattcgggctcatgggtgaatgtgtaatcgggttttggtccgagcctcgtgttTTGACAAAGCGGGCCGGAggtcgatttttggatttttgggaagaatgattagaaagctataattaggcattggatATGAATTGTttaacatttattgatgttatgaagtcgattatgtatagatacaattgaattggagccgaattcgagaggaaaagcagtgtttgaggcttgagttgaccGTGggagttcgaggtaagtgtttggcctaaccttagcttgagggattaggacttgagtcctattttctatttgGTAATTTTTGAGTACGAagtataggcatgatgacgagtatctatacgttggtgtctagcatgaccgtgagtctttaaatTGTGAATATCTTgatttcgttgtatctttcatgccttggtgatgatttctaattgttgtgaaaagtttgtggaaggaattgtgacctttgaacatcgaggagcattggctcaagttataatacgaattgtgaaagtatatgagatgattgaaccttttggagcattgactcaagtggtaaagtgagttatgaaataaaagtgaaagaaagggaaagaattattaaattgttcccttgccgggatattgttgcttttttgGTTacctcccttgccgagatgttgatattattgatgttgctcccttgtcgggatttaattgtttaattgttgttcccttgtcgggatccCTATATGATCTTGTTTATTCCCTCGCCCcttttttgtgattgttgtttgggtgaggaacaatgttaaagcacgaagggtgatgccgtgtattgtttgttattgtgaggaaagagtgtaaagcatgaagggtgatgtcgtgtcgcacgatgtaccattccgtgcctattttattgattatatggtgaggaaagagggtaaaagcacgaagggtgatgccatgcacatctttattatatgattattttggtaaggacgagagtaaaagtacgaagggtgatgccgtgcacacttttattatatatttgcttgggtgaggatgagaatagaagcacgaagggtgatgccgtgcaaattgttggtttctgattttttgttgatattcgagttatgTTGTTCCTTTCTTTACTTAatgcctttctattcggaactgttatctcccccacaacatgtacccctcccatattgactggttaattctatatttcttttccattgcatatatttgaactgcacaggtttatttggtaattTGGTCCTAGCCtctcactactttgccgaggttaggctagacacttaccagcacatggggtcagttgttctgatactacactctgcactgtgtgcagatccaggagcatctttcagacagtagttggagtacttccttcagtccacccggacccaaggtagacctccaggtgtccgcaggccctggcgtttccctctatctttatttcctgtttcattttcctttattcagaaacagtgtactgttatttcttcagaccttgtatgtagtaatattagatagtctgtgacactgtgataCCAGATTTTGGGTGGTTGAGACTTAAGTAACTGTAATAGTCGCAGATTTCAgatgtttaattgttatcttctgcttaattatttaaagtttcgCAGATTTTCAGGTTATCGCCTTCTAATTGTTAAAATaagtaatttgataatgaagtaagtagttaaggattggcttgcctagctctcactagtatgcgccatcacgactcccaagggtgggaaatccgggtcgtgacaagttggtatcagagctctaggttacatgggtctcacagttcacagacaagcttagtagagtctgagggatcggtacggagacgtctgtatttatccccagaggctacagagttaggaaaaacttcacatttgttcttaaTCGTCGTGcagttttgtttctcaatgctatttgaacttctactctattctttcgcagatggcgagaacatatgcttcctcatccaccgctcagcagcccgagcccccagcagcaactcccacgaggggcagagggcgagaccggggccgtgctagaggccgaggtaagggcagagctcagcctcgagcagcagcaccagtggcggagcctcagattgactttgatgaggaggttccggccccagcagtttcgatgggcccagctcaggtcccagaggggtttattgttatcctagttcttcaggatgctttggtctgactagtgggcctcatggagagtgtcacccgagcaggcttgcttcttgtagcaccaaCTATCTCTCAGGCTGAAAAaggggcccagactcctgctactcgcactccggagtaggtaGCTCTTCAGATTCAGACTCTAGCGGTTCAGCCAGATAGAGCAATACAAccaggtgtggtagctcagactggtgatggagcagctatgtctgccgatacTTTGTGGAGACTAGAtcggttcaccaagctcttcattactactttcagcggtgcatctactgaggatccccaggattatctagacagctgccacgaggttctcaggaacatgggtattgttgagaccaatggggttgattttgctacatttcgcttgtctggatccgccaagacttggtggagagattattgcttgtcTAGACCAGCCAGAttgccagccttgacttgggagtaATTTGCAcggctatttctggagaagttcctcaccactactcagagagaggcctatcggaggcagtttaagcgcctccagcagggttccatgacaattacccagtatgagaccaggttcatcaatttggctcatcatgctctcatcatactccccatcgtgagagagagagaggatggggaggtttattgacggtcttattcagtcgattcatcttcagatggctagaaaggctgggagtgagattgcttttcaggaggtggccaatgtggcccgtagagttgagatggttctgtcacagggaggcgGTCACgggtcagacaagaggccccgtcattcaggccgatttagtggcacctcatctggaggtagagattagtatggtagaggccatcctcctaggccctttcagtcagcgctccaggtttctcacggtacttcaggtggtcgtggtcctcagatgcattattctgaTCAGAAGTCCTATAGTGCATCACCTGCTCCTATCAGTACACCGCCACTTCAGAGTTTTCGAGGTGGTCATTTAGGTCGTCAGAGCCAGTAGTCTcagtagccgagggcttgttacacttgtggtgatacgggtcacattgccaggtttttccctcgagcaccgagtaacTCTcggcatcagggttctcgtgctatggtacaagcaccaagtgttccacagcccgcctaGCCAGCTaagggtgggggtagaggtgttagaggtagaggtagaggtactagaggtggagctcatgtcgctaaaggtggaggccagccaacaatAGGCCGTCCTAGAGACGTGGTTCAGGGTGATGGGCGCTAGCcttgatgttatgctcttccagccaagcccgaggctgaggcttcagatgttgttattacaggtacggttctggtttgtgatagagatgcttcagtattatttgatccagggtctacatactcatatgtgtcatcttattttgcaccgtatctggtcatgtcTAGTGATTCGTTGAgtgttcctatttatgtgtctacaccggtgggtgattctattgtggtggatcgagtccatcgctcttgtgtagttgtgattgggggtcttgagactcgtgtagatttgttgcttctagacatggttgatttcgatattatattggggatggactggttatcaccttaccatgctatcttggaatgtcatgccaagaccgtgaccttagctttaccgggtttgTCTCGTTTCGAGTGGAGAGGggctcctggtcattctacccgtagtgttattttttatgtgaaggtTCGgtgtatggtcaagaaggggtgtttggcctatttggcatatgttcgtgattctagtgctgaggttccatctattgattctgtgccccttgttcgtgagttccctaaggtattccttcagacctgccgggtatgccacccgatagggatattgactttgcattgatttggcttaaggcactcagcctatttctatcccgccgtatcgtatggctccgcctgagttgaaagagttgaaggaacagttgcaagacttgcttgagaatggtttcattagacccagtgtctcaccttggggtgtgaCGGTATTGTTTGTttagaagaaggatgggtcgatgagaatatgtattaattaccggcagttaaacaaggttacaatcaagaataagtaccgaggattgatgagtttgattagctttagggtgttaaggtattttcaaagattgactagagatctggctaccatcagttgaggattagggcatccgatgtccctaagacaacattacgcacttggtacgggcattatgagttcttggttatgtcattcgggttgacaaataccctagcagcttttatggatttgataaaccgagtgtttattccttatttggattcattcgtgatagtcttcattgatgatattttgatatattcccgtagccgggaagagcatgagcaacatctcagagtggttcttcagactttgagggatagtcagctatatgctaaatttttgaagtgtgagttctggttgagttcagttgcattcctgggtcatgttgtatcagtagagggtattaaggttgatccaaagaagattgaggcagtcaagaacgggcctagaccagcatcaactatagagattcggagtttcttgggattggtaggctactattgtcggttcatggaggggttctcatctatcgtagccccgatgaccaggttgacccagaagggtgcccagttcagatggtcggacgagtgtgaggcgagctttcagaagctcaagacaactctgactacgGCACTAGTGTTGGTTTTGACCACAAGATCAGGgccttatacggtctattgtgatgcatctcgtattgggcttggtgtagtgttgatgtaggatggcaaggtcattgcctatgctttgcggcagttgaaggttcatgagaagaactatccggttcatgatttggagttggcagccattgttcacgcattgaagatttggaggcattatctatatggcgtggcatgtgaggtgttcacggatcacaagagtcttcagtatttgttcaagcaaaaggagttgaatttgaggaagaggaggtggttgaaattgttgaaagattatgatatcactatcttatatcatccggggaaggccaatgtggtggctgatgctttgagtaggaagtcagctggTATGggaagtcttgcttatattccggtcggtgagaggccgcttgccttggatgttcaggctttggccaattggttcgtgaggttggatatttctgagcctagtcatgcattagcttgcacagtcgctcgttcttctttattggagcatattcgtgattggcagtatgatgatccccatttgtgtgttcttagggacacggtgcagcacggaggtgccaagcagattaccttagatgatgatggagttttgagattgcagggtcgagtttgtgtacctaatatggatgggctccgagagttgattttagaggaggcccatagctcccggtactctattcatctgggcgccacaaagatgtatcaggatttgcggcagcattattggtggcatagaatgaagaaggatatcgttgcatatgtggctcggtgtttgaattgtcagcaggttaagtatgagcattagaggcctggtggtttgtttcagaggattgagcttctcgagtggaagtgggagcggatcactatggatttcgttgttgtactcccgcagactcggaggaagttcgatgcagtatgggtcattgttgatagactgaccaagtctgcgcatttCATTCATATGGCAATCTCcgattcatccgagaggttagctgggatctatatctgggagattattcgccttcatggtgtgcccgtttctatcatttcagaccgaggtacacagtttacctcgcacttctagAGAGCATTTCAGCAAGAGttaggcacgcaggttgagttgagcatatcaTTTTATCCTCaaacggacaggcagtccgagcggactattcagattttagaagatatgcttcgagcttgtgtcattgactttggaggctcgtgggatcagtttttgcctttagcagagtttacctacaacaacagctac belongs to Nicotiana tabacum cultivar K326 chromosome 6, ASM71507v2, whole genome shotgun sequence and includes:
- the LOC107785683 gene encoding inositol-tetrakisphosphate 1-kinase 2-like, whose protein sequence is MSESLAGERFRIGYALAPRSVSSFIQDSLLIHAKEHGVDLIPIDLDKPLVEQGPFDSVFHKLYDSEWKKQLEEFSLKNPTSIIVDPIESIEKLHNRVSMLDVVSQLKMENLGIPQQAFVNSNDSELSLHDVVAREGLKFPIIAKAMLANATADAHQMYLVLNQDGLNGIKPPIVLQEFVNHGGVIFKVYVAGDHVKCVKRKSLADITEEKMGNSESLIPFSMISYFADQEQSDESLAKMMEAAEMPPMGFINEVSNQLRNAMNLHLFNYDMIRDNRVENQYLIIDINYFPGYAKVPEYETMLTPCFLDLAQEKRSRETGNLEKESKTHETDSNGQNKTHETDSNGHNIS